One Capsicum annuum cultivar UCD-10X-F1 chromosome 2, UCD10Xv1.1, whole genome shotgun sequence genomic window carries:
- the LOC107860109 gene encoding probable aquaporin NIP-type — protein MASKREEISQMEEGKIHGASVTNVGFCASTSVVVLIQKLIAEVIGTYFVIFAGCGSVVVNKLYGSVTFPGICVTWGLIVMVMAYTVGHISGAHFNPAVTITFTLFRRLPWKEAPLYIIAQLMGSLLASVTLVLMFDVTPEAYFGTVPVGSNGQSLAVEIIISFLLMFVICGIATDDRAIGHVSGIAVGMTITLNVFVGGPISGASMNPARSIAPALVKHVYKGLWVYIVGPIVGTLAGAFVYHLLRATDKPLNELAKSVSSIRR, from the exons ATGGCGTCAAAGAGGGAAGAGATCTCCCAGATGGAAGAAGGTAAAATCCATGGAGCCTCCGTTACCAACGTTGGATTTTGTGCGTCAACTTCTGTCGTTGTGCTTATTCAAAag TTGATTGCGGAGGTCATAGGGACGTATTTCGTAATATTTGCGGGGTGTGGATCGGTTGTAGTGAACAAGTTATATGGGAGCGTTACGTTCCCAGGGATATGTGTGACATGGGGACTAATTGTGATGGTCATGGCTTACACCGTGGGACATATATCAGGAGCACATTTTAATCCGGCTGTCACTATTACTTTCACCCTCTTCCGTCGCTTGCCTTGGAAAGAA GCACCTTTATACATAATAGCTCAATTAATGGGTTCGCTTTTGGCCAGTGTAACTCTAGTGCTAATGTTTGACGTAACCCCGGAAGCTTATTTTGGTACCGTTCCAGTTGGATCTAATGGCCAATCACTTGCCGTAGAAATTATCATCTCTTTCCTTCTCATGTTTGTCATTTGTGGAATTGCGACAGATGATCGAGcg ATTGGACATGTTTCTGGAATAGCTGTGGGAATGACCATAACCTTGAACGTTTTTGTAGGAGG GCCAATTTCTGGAGCATCAATGAATCCAGCAAGAAGCATTGCACCAGCGTTAGTGAAGCATGTTTACAAAGGTCTTTGGGTATATATTGTTGGTCCAATAGTTGGAACCCTAGCTGGAGCATTCGTGTACCATTTGTTGCGGGCCACAGATAAACCACTAAATGAGTTGGCGAAAAGTGTATCGTCTATTCGAAGATAG
- the LOC107860110 gene encoding U-box domain-containing protein 2 isoform X2: MDSEAEYSVQLNTPAGTVTDGDIRLTTSSSAVQQTLFLIHSDDVTLKVQAAKEIRRLTKTSQRYRRHFSNAVKPLVDMLRCESFESKEAALLALLNLAVKDEGNKINIIEAGALEPIIGFLQSENATLQDHATASLLTLSASPATKPIISASGVFPLLVKIIRHGSSQAKADAVMALSNLSTYQDNLLLILQAQPIPSTVSLLKSCKKSSKTTERCTALIESLMCYEEGRNSLISEEGGVLAVVEVLESGSAQSREHAVGALLTMCQSDRSKYREPILREGVIPGLLELTVQGIAKSRTKAQTLLRLLRDTPYPRSELEPDTLENIVSNLISQIDCEEQSGKAKEMLAEMVQVSMEQSLRHLQQRALGLV; this comes from the exons ATGGACTCGGAAGCTGAATATTCCGTTCAGCTTAACACTCCCGCCGGCACTGTCACCGACGGTGATATTCGTCTAACGACGTCGTCTTCCGCAGTCCAGCAAACGCTTTTTCTCATTCATTCTGATGACGTCACTTTGAAAGTACAGGCGGCTAAAGAGATCCGCCGTTTAACCAAGACTTCTCAACGCTACCGCCGTCATTTTTCTAACGCCGTTAAACCGCTAGTCGATATGCTCCGTTGTGAATCTTTTGAATCTAAAGAAGCTGCTCTTCTTGCTCTTCTTAATCTTGCTGTGAAAGATGAAGG AAACAAGATAAATATCATAGAAGCTGGTGCTCTGGAACCCATCATTGGCTTTCTTCAATCAGAGAATGCAACTCTCCAGGATCATGCTACTGCCTCTTTGCTCACATTATCTGCTTCTCCTGCCACTAAACCCATAATTAGTGCTTCTGGTGTTTTCCCTCTGCTAGTCAAAATCATAAGGCACGGCAGTTCACAAGCCAAGGCCGATGCCGTGATGGCTCTTTCCAATCTGTCAACATATCAAGACAATCTACTACTGATTCTGCAAGCACAACCAATTCCTTCTACAGTTTCTCTGCTCAAATCCTGTAAAAAGTCTTCAAAAACTACTGAAAGATGCACTGCTCTCATAGAATCTTTGATGTGTTATGAAGAGGGTAGGAATTCATTGATATCTGAAGAGGGGGGCGTACTTGCAGTGGTGGAAGTGCTTGAAAGTGGATCTGCGCAAAGCCGAGAACATGCTGTAGGAGCTCTCCTAACAATGTGTCAGAGTGACCGCTCTAAATACCGAGAACCAATTCTCAGAGAAGGTGTGATTCCTGGTCTCCTAGAGCTGACTGTTCAAGGAATAGCCAAGTCTCGGACTAAAGCACAAACACTTCTCAGGTTGCTGAGAGACACTCCTTACCCGAGATCTGAGCTTGAACCCGACACATTAGAGAACATCGTATCCAATCTCATATCTCAGATAGATTGTGAGGAGCAATCAGGAAAAGCAAAGGAGATGCTCGCTGAGATGGTACAAGTCAGCATGGAACAAAGTTTGAGACATTTACAACAAAGGGCGCTG GGGCTTGTGTGA
- the LOC107860110 gene encoding U-box domain-containing protein 2 isoform X1 — MDSEAEYSVQLNTPAGTVTDGDIRLTTSSSAVQQTLFLIHSDDVTLKVQAAKEIRRLTKTSQRYRRHFSNAVKPLVDMLRCESFESKEAALLALLNLAVKDEGNKINIIEAGALEPIIGFLQSENATLQDHATASLLTLSASPATKPIISASGVFPLLVKIIRHGSSQAKADAVMALSNLSTYQDNLLLILQAQPIPSTVSLLKSCKKSSKTTERCTALIESLMCYEEGRNSLISEEGGVLAVVEVLESGSAQSREHAVGALLTMCQSDRSKYREPILREGVIPGLLELTVQGIAKSRTKAQTLLRLLRDTPYPRSELEPDTLENIVSNLISQIDCEEQSGKAKEMLAEMVQVSMEQSLRHLQQRALVCTPADLSVPSCVSKITSK, encoded by the exons ATGGACTCGGAAGCTGAATATTCCGTTCAGCTTAACACTCCCGCCGGCACTGTCACCGACGGTGATATTCGTCTAACGACGTCGTCTTCCGCAGTCCAGCAAACGCTTTTTCTCATTCATTCTGATGACGTCACTTTGAAAGTACAGGCGGCTAAAGAGATCCGCCGTTTAACCAAGACTTCTCAACGCTACCGCCGTCATTTTTCTAACGCCGTTAAACCGCTAGTCGATATGCTCCGTTGTGAATCTTTTGAATCTAAAGAAGCTGCTCTTCTTGCTCTTCTTAATCTTGCTGTGAAAGATGAAGG AAACAAGATAAATATCATAGAAGCTGGTGCTCTGGAACCCATCATTGGCTTTCTTCAATCAGAGAATGCAACTCTCCAGGATCATGCTACTGCCTCTTTGCTCACATTATCTGCTTCTCCTGCCACTAAACCCATAATTAGTGCTTCTGGTGTTTTCCCTCTGCTAGTCAAAATCATAAGGCACGGCAGTTCACAAGCCAAGGCCGATGCCGTGATGGCTCTTTCCAATCTGTCAACATATCAAGACAATCTACTACTGATTCTGCAAGCACAACCAATTCCTTCTACAGTTTCTCTGCTCAAATCCTGTAAAAAGTCTTCAAAAACTACTGAAAGATGCACTGCTCTCATAGAATCTTTGATGTGTTATGAAGAGGGTAGGAATTCATTGATATCTGAAGAGGGGGGCGTACTTGCAGTGGTGGAAGTGCTTGAAAGTGGATCTGCGCAAAGCCGAGAACATGCTGTAGGAGCTCTCCTAACAATGTGTCAGAGTGACCGCTCTAAATACCGAGAACCAATTCTCAGAGAAGGTGTGATTCCTGGTCTCCTAGAGCTGACTGTTCAAGGAATAGCCAAGTCTCGGACTAAAGCACAAACACTTCTCAGGTTGCTGAGAGACACTCCTTACCCGAGATCTGAGCTTGAACCCGACACATTAGAGAACATCGTATCCAATCTCATATCTCAGATAGATTGTGAGGAGCAATCAGGAAAAGCAAAGGAGATGCTCGCTGAGATGGTACAAGTCAGCATGGAACAAAGTTTGAGACATTTACAACAAAGGGCGCTGGTATGCACTCCAGCCGATCTCTCTGTTCCTAGTTGTGTCTCCAAAAttacttcaaaatga